GGCCGGGTGACTTCATCGACTCCTCGAGCGACGCGGCCCTGCGGCGGGCGGTCGAGGGCATCGTGCCCGCGCTGCTCGATGCGCGCCAGGCCGCGCGCGACCGCAAGGACTTCGCGGAGAGCGACCGGATCCGTGACGCCCTCACGGCGGCCGGGGTCGCGGTGGAGGACACGCCGCAGGGTCCTCGCTGGCGCGTCGGCTGATGGCCTCGAAGAAGGGTCCGAGCAAGGGCACCGGCGGGCACGGCCGGCGGCGGCTCGAGGGCCGCGGCCCGACTCCACCGGCCCGTGAGCGGACCGGCCATCCGGCCGCACGCAGGGCGCGGGCGGCCGCCAAGCGTGCCGACGCCGCGCGCGCGACAAGCGCCGGTCCGAAGGCGCGGCGCCGGCCGGGCGCCGAGGACCTCGTCGCCGGCCGGAACGCTGTGGTCGAGGCCCTTCGAGCGTCCGTTCCCGCGACCACGCTCTACGTCGCCACCGGCCTGGCGCGCGACGACCGCGTCACGGAGTCGAAGAAGCTCGCGGCAGATCGCGGCGTCGCGTTGCTCGAAGTCACCCGCACCGACCTCGATCGGCTGACCGCCGGGGCGCCGCATCAGGGTGTCGCCCTGGCCGTGCGCCCGTATGACTACGCCGATCCCGACGACCTGCTGCGGCGCGTGCTCGAGGAACCCGAGCCGCCGCTCGTGGTCGCGCTCGACGGCGTGACCGACCCGCACAACCTGGGCGCGATCGCCCGCTCCGCGGCGGCGTTCGGCGCGCAGGGGATCCTGCTGCCCGAGCGTCGCGCGGTGGGTGTCACGCCGGCCGCGTGGCGCGCCAGCGCCGGGACGCTCGCCCACGTGCCGGTCGCTCGCGTGACCAACCTGGTGCGGACGCTCAAGTCGTACGCCGACGCGGGGCTGATGCTCGCCGGGCTGGACGGGCGTGGGGAGATCGACTTCGACGACCTCGAGCTCGCGACCAGCCCGCTGGTTCTGGTCGTCGGTGCCGAGGGCCGCGGGTTGTCGCGCCTCGTCGGGCAGACCTGCGACCTGACGGTGCGGATCCCGCTGCGCCGCGCCGTCGAGTCCCTGAACGCCTCGGTCGCGACCGGCATCGCGCTCGCGGAGATCGCTCGCCGCCGTCGCGCCGACTGATCCGGCTCGAGCGATCAGCGCAGCGGCACGCCCTGCGGCTGGTTGAACACCCCGTCCGGGTCGTAGCGCCGGCGTACGTCGATCAGGCGCGCGAGGTTCGCGCCGTAGTAGGCCTGCTGCGGATCCGGCAGCGAGTCGTCGGCGTAGTTCTGGTAGGCCTGGCCGGAGGCGTAACGGCGTACCGCGTTGTGAATCGTCGCGAGCGAGTGCTGGTTGCGGGCGAGCGGACCGTTGCCCGGCAGGTCCTGCCACGAGGCGGTGTATTGAGCGCTGAACAGCGCCTCACGATGCACCCACGCGGTCGCGTCCGGCGCGACGGCCGAAACCGCGCCGCCG
This region of Mycobacteriales bacterium genomic DNA includes:
- the rlmB gene encoding 23S rRNA (guanosine(2251)-2'-O)-methyltransferase RlmB, encoding MASKKGPSKGTGGHGRRRLEGRGPTPPARERTGHPAARRARAAAKRADAARATSAGPKARRRPGAEDLVAGRNAVVEALRASVPATTLYVATGLARDDRVTESKKLAADRGVALLEVTRTDLDRLTAGAPHQGVALAVRPYDYADPDDLLRRVLEEPEPPLVVALDGVTDPHNLGAIARSAAAFGAQGILLPERRAVGVTPAAWRASAGTLAHVPVARVTNLVRTLKSYADAGLMLAGLDGRGEIDFDDLELATSPLVLVVGAEGRGLSRLVGQTCDLTVRIPLRRAVESLNASVATGIALAEIARRRRAD